The window CGCTGGACTCGGCCGCCGGGCACGTCGCCGTGGTCGGTGGGCCGCAGAGCGGCAAGTCGACCCTGCTCCGGACGCTGATCTGCGGGCTGGCGCTCACCCACACCCCGGCCGAGGTGCAGATCTACTGCCTCGACTTCGGTGGTGGCGCGCTGGCCGCGCTGCGCGACCTGCCGCACGTCGGCGGGGTCGCGGGCCGGCTCGACACCGCCGCCGTACGGCGCACCATCGGCGAGATCTCGACCCTGCTCGCCGAGCGGGAGCGGCGCTTCGCCGACCTCGGGGTGGACTCGATGGTGGCGTACCGCAAGCGCCGGGCGGCCGGTGGCGTCGGGCCGGGCACCGATCCGTTCGGTGACGTGTTCCTGGTCGTCGACGGCTGGCCGACGCTGCGCGGGGAGTACGACGACCTGGAGCCGATGATCACCGACCTGGCCACCCGTGGCCTGTCGTACGGCGTACACGTGGTCGGTGCCGCGCCGCGCTGGATGGACTTCCGGCCGGCGATCCGGGACCTGTTCGGCTCCCGCCTCGAACTGCGCCTCGGTGATCCGACCGACTCGATCGTGTCCCGGCGTACTGCGGCGAACGTGCCGGAGAAGACGCCGGGGCGCGGTATCACCGCCGAGAGCCTGCACTTCCTGACCGCTCTGCCGGGGCTGTCCAGCCTCGGTGGGGACACCCCGTCGCTGGTCAAGGCGGTGGCGAGTTCGTGGACCGGTGCGCCGGCTCCCCGCGTACGGCTGTTGCCGCCGGTGCTGCCGTACGCCGAGCTGGACCTGTCCGGGACGTCCGGCCTGCGGCTGCCGATCGGCATCTCCGAGGCGGACCTGCGGCCGGTCTCGATCGATTTCGCGAGCGAGCCGCACTTCCTGCTCTTCGGCGACGCCGAGTGCGGCAAGTCGTCGTTCCTGCGGGCGCTCGCCACCTCGATCACCGGCCGGTTCACCCCGGAGCAGGCCCGGGTGATCCTGGTCGACTACCGGCGGAGCCTGCTCGGGACGATCCAGACCGAACACCTGATCGGGTACGGCACCGCAGCCGCCGCCACGGTCGAGCTGATCGAGTCGGCGGCGGGTTACATGCAACGCCGACTGCCCGGCCCGGACGTCACCCCGCAGCAGCTCAAGGACCGGTCGTGGTGGACCGGCCCGGAGCTGTTCGTCCTGGTCGACGACTACGACCTGGTCGCCACCGGCCCGGCGAACCCGCTGCGTCCGCTGGAGGAGTTCCTGCCGCAGGCCCGGGACATCGGCCTGCACCTGGTGCTGACCCGGCGGTCCGGTGGCGCCTCCCGGTCCCTCTACGAGCCGATCATCCAGCGGTTGCGTGAGCTTTCCTCACCCGGCCTGGTGATGTCCGGCGACAAGGACGAGGGCGCCCTGGTCGGTGCGGTACGCCCGGCGCCGATGCCGCCCGGACGGGGTCGGCTGGTGACCCGCAAGGAGGGAACACGCCTGATCCAACTCGCCCATCTGCCTCCGGTCTGATCGATTCGTCGCGAACGCCCCGCCACCACAGTGAAAAGGGGTAACCTCCGTGCATCACGTGTCCACCGGGGTGAAATGGCCAAGCTGTGACAGGGCTGGTGTACCGAGACGAGCGTGCCGGGCCACGGGCTGCCGTGGCGGCGCTGCTCGCCATGCTCGGGATCGGGGTGACGCTCGCCGGGCCGGCGGTGGCCACGGCCGCGCCGCAGACCCCGCAGGCGATGCTGCGTGCCCAGCCGGCGGCCCTGCCGATCCGGGCCGACTCGGTCCGGGACGAGCAGTGGCAGCTCGACGAGTTCGACGCCAAGGCCCTGTGGAAGGTGTCCACCGGTAAGGACGTCACCGTTGCGGTGATCGATTCCGGGGTGGACGGCACCCATCCGGATCTCGCCGGTCAGGTGCTGCCCGGGCTCGACCTGGTGCAGCCGGGTGGAGACGGGCACGCCGACCCGGTCGGCCACGGGACGACGGTGGCCGCGCTGATCGCCGGGCGCAACGACGACAGTCGCGGCGTCGCCGGGCTCGCCCCGCAGGCCAGGATCCTTCCGGTACGGGTGCTCGACGCGCAGAACCGCTACGACGACGCGATGATCGTGGCGAAGGGTCTGCGCTGGGCGGTGGACAACGGCGCACGGGTGGTGAACCTGTCGCTCGGCGGTGCCGGGAACAGTCCGGCGCTCGCCGCCGCGCTCGACTACGCGTTCGTCCGGGACGTGGTTGTCGTCGCCTGCACCGGCAACCGGGGCGTGTCGACGTCTACCGACGTCTGGTACCCGGCCCGGGAGCCGGGTGTGGTGGCCGTGTCCGGCATGGAACGCGACACCGACGGGCTCTGGTCGGGTTCGATCAGCGGGCCGCAGACCGTACTGACCGCCCCGGCGACCGGTCTGCTCGGCGCCGGCCGCGACGGCGGCTACTGGCGGGTGCAGGGCACCAGCTTCGCGGCTCCGCTGGTGACCGCCTCGGCGGCGCTGGTCCGGTCCAAGTGGCCGCAGATGTCCGCGGCCGACGTGGTGAACCGGCTGGTGCAGACCGCCCGCGACCTCGGCCCCGCCGGGCGGGACGACCAATTCGGCTTCGGTCTGGTCAATCCGCTCGCCGCACTGTCGAACCCGGTCGGGCCGGTGGCCCGCAACCCGCTCGATGACAACCTGTCCCCCGGTGAGGCCGGCTTCGGTCCGGCTCCGGGCGTGAACGCCGCGAGCGGGTCGGGCAGCCAGCAGACGGATGCGCTCAAGGTCGGCCCGCCGGGTGACCGGATGCGCTGGTCGGCGCGACCGGCCGGTGGCCTG of the Micromonospora sp. NBC_01796 genome contains:
- the mycP gene encoding type VII secretion-associated serine protease mycosin produces the protein MLGIGVTLAGPAVATAAPQTPQAMLRAQPAALPIRADSVRDEQWQLDEFDAKALWKVSTGKDVTVAVIDSGVDGTHPDLAGQVLPGLDLVQPGGDGHADPVGHGTTVAALIAGRNDDSRGVAGLAPQARILPVRVLDAQNRYDDAMIVAKGLRWAVDNGARVVNLSLGGAGNSPALAAALDYAFVRDVVVVACTGNRGVSTSTDVWYPAREPGVVAVSGMERDTDGLWSGSISGPQTVLTAPATGLLGAGRDGGYWRVQGTSFAAPLVTASAALVRSKWPQMSAADVVNRLVQTARDLGPAGRDDQFGFGLVNPLAALSNPVGPVARNPLDDNLSPGEAGFGPAPGVNAASGSGSQQTDALKVGPPGDRMRWSARPAGGLEGSAGQRGVWTGTVVLLVVLTGSVLLVNRAQFAHAVRNRSWRLRRPWDRVTAPPPPPPAGTHNDDKSSGQT